ATTCCACGGACTGCACGTATCCAGCGGCGGTTAGAATGCTCCGGCAGCACCCCAGATATTTCTCATCGACTAAAAAGTCGAAATCGAGCTGATTGCGCAGAGCAGAATCGGGGCAGTAGTCCGGTGCAAGGGTGAACCCCTTTGCGTTGGCGTATCGTATGCCAGCTTGAACGAATGCGCAGTTGATGGCAATGAACTCTTCCATGAGAGCGCTGTTACGTCTTCGGTTGTCGGCTAGGTTTTGCTGGAACTTCGCGATGGTTATTGGCGGCAAGGAATCTTCGATGCCCAGCGTCTGCAGTCGATCGAGAAAGTACAGTGTCATGCCGCTAGCGATGAGCCAAAGATATGCTCGTTCCCAATCCTTGCGGCTGAACGCGGAGAGCCGGGCTCTGGAGCGTTCCACTGAATCGGTGAAGCTTGCAATGACGGCGTCCGCAATTCTTTCATCAACCGAGATGCTCCAACCCATGACGTTCTCCTAGTGCATTTAGTGGCTGTATACCTCTGGCTCCCCTAAGCTGCCGGCAGGAGGAAGGTGCCTGAGAAAGAGCACGATCGACCACATCTCATCATCATTAAGAGTGCCTTTTGATGCGGGCATGCCTGAAGGGGCGATGCCGTTTTCGACGATCCATTTCAACTGACCGTCGGTGTAACTTTGCACCTCGGGAGAAGCCAGCGATGGCAGCGGTGGAGACATCTGGTCGGCAAACGGCACGCCCGTACCTTGACCGTCGAGTCCGTGGCATACGGTACAGTAGTGCCCGAACGCCTCTTTGCCATCGGCAAGATTCTCAGTTGTAAGCGGGATCGGATTCTGTGCCGACTTGTTGCCCACGGTGATATGGTGTTTCACTTCATGCACCACATAGCGTTCGACTCGATTCGGCGGGCTTACTTTGCAACCTGTGAGCAGCATGGCTGCGACGAGAATGATCAGATGGCAGCGAGCACGCATCGACTCACTCCGTTACATGCAGCGTCAGCTTCATCGACCCATGTCCCGATCCACAAAATACAGAGCACTGGCCGATGAACGTTCCTGTTTGCTGTGGCGTGAACGTGACTTCGGCTGACTTTCCCTTCTTTGCCTTAATGTCGATGCTCAGCTCTTTAAACTTCAGCCCATGACCTACATCCTGGCTGGTCAAAACCAATACGACGGGCACTCCCTTTTTCAGGGTGATGTCCGCGGGAATGAACTGAAAGCGCTTTGCTACAACCTCAACCCGCTGAGGCTGATCTTGTGCGCACGCGGACAATGGAAGGATCGACGAAAATATTAGCGCCACTGCAATTACGGCGAGTAAGGCGAATTTGGGTCTCATGCAGGTTCTCCCGAATATGTCTAAATGTGCTCTGTATTTGGCCTTTATGGGGACAAATAGCGCAGGATGTCTTGTGCGTCTTGTTCACTCAGCGAGGCGCGCACGCGCATGTGCATCACGATTGTTCCCGTGATTCGCGGAGATAGCTGCTCCGGCGTCGTGTGGCAACGGCCGCAATTTGCACGGAATTTTTCCTCCCCCGGATCGGGCACGGCTTTAGCTGCGCTCGCTTGGTGCAAGCTTTTGGGTTTCGATGACGAGGAGTTGTTCGAATGCGTCTGAGCAAACACACTTCCAGATACAGACACTGCTGCGATGCCAACAGAGAGCGCGAGCCTTGCTAGCCATGCGTGCATTATGCGCTGAATCATCTTCATCGTTTGCCTCGCCACATGGGAAATAGAAAACGGTATGTCAGGGCTACGTCCCAGATATTTGCATTGCCTGTCGATGAGAACTTTCGCGAATAACTTGTTGTGAAACGGACTTCGTTGGGCAGGTGATATATGAATCCAAAGTCTGCCTGTTTCGTGTCGGCTGACGGGAGGCCATCGCCCGGGCCGGGACTGTTGCGGAAGACTTGCTGGATGCGAAAGAGTGGCTCCAGACGGCCTATCAGGCTTTCACGGCCTCTCCACTGCGAGAGCCGGTATCCACTCTCCAGCCAGTAGCCTTGCGCATGTGGATCGTGTGCGTATTCGGAGCGCACCTGTAAGGGCACTCTCCAGGGCTGCCACCAAAAATGTGCGCCGATGGAATTGTAGTGCGTGTTCTGGAGGAAGCGGGCGTAGGAGGTCCCAAGTTCGATCCGCGTTGAGGGGAAGTAGAAGTCAATCCGGTCCCCAGCAGAGCGTGCAGATTGAAACTGCGGTACACCGCTGAGCGCGGAAGAGTAGCCGACATAGTCGACGTGTACGGCATTGCCCGCATAGAGCACGCCGCGCAACATTGCCCCATCGCTTGAACCGGTCGTTCGCGTGCCGATGGGGGTGATGAGCGGCGCGTCCTGAAAGTTCTGCATCCAAATTGGCGTGAGCCGCTCGTTGTAGGTGCCGAAGGGTGTGAGGAATCTGCCAACTACCAGCGTCAAGTTCGGAGTGGCTAGATAGTCTAGCTGCAGATACTGCGTTGATTTGAAGAAGGTGCCTTCATAGGGACCACTGGTTCCGTTCTTGCGCCCGACAAACTCGCGGAAGTCGAATCGAGACTCCGCCAGCAGGTGTGTGCCGATTGGTGCGGCGACCAGCGGAGCTACAACCGGTTGGACGAAGTGAGCGCCTGTGTTTGTGCTGTCGAGAAAGCCGATGCCGCCCGAGATGATTGGTGTGTACTGAGCAATGGCGAGCGCGTGGAGCAGAAACAATGCTCCCATGAGCCAGAGCTGTTTTATCCATCGCCAGCGGTACCGCGTTCTGCTTGCAGCGAGTGATTGTATAGTCAGTTCATCCACACCCTTACGCTAGCAACGAGTGAGTGATGAAATGTCAGTGGTCTGTCTGGATCATGTCATGGGTTTGTAACTGGGCTGAATAGGTACTACGGCTGGACAACTCACAAGGGGCCGACTCAAAAACTGATTACGTCAAGGGGAGATGAATCATCGCTTCGCCTGGCGCTAACAAGAGGAACTAGTCCACAATCCGTCTAACCTTAAACCTGACCGACGCCACCGTCTACCATCAGATCCGCTCCGGTCACATATGAGCTCTGCTCGGAACCCAGAAAGACAGCTGCATTGGCGATTTCCACGGCCTGCGCAAGGCGGTTGATCGGGATCATGTTCAGGTACATCTTTACAACTTCGTCTCGTCCGTGCTCTTCCGACTGTGAATCCAGGATAGGGGTATCGGTAACGCCGGGACTCAGAACATTGACACGTATACCGCTGTCCTTGAACTCAGCAGCCCATGTGCGAGCATAGGAGCGCATCGCCGCCTTAGTCGCAGCGTAGGCTGTATGGTTCGGAATGCCCATGACATGCATTGCAGAGCCGACCAAGATGATCGAGCCGCCGCGACTCATCAACGGCAATAGCTTCTGCACCAGGAAGACCGGAGCACGTGCCATAAGATTGAATGTCCTATCGAAATGTTCGGGCGTGATACTTGCTAGCGGCGCCTGCTCCGTAAAGCCCGCATTGGACACGATGATGTCCACGACGCCCTTTCCTGTCTTCACCGCCGCAGCGATGCGATCGATATCTGCAAGTTGTGAAAGATCTCCTGCTATGGCCGCGACGTTCCTGCCGATCGCAGACACAGCCCTATCCAGTTCTGCTTGCCGGCGTGCCGTGATGAAAACGTATGCTCCTTCGTCGACAAACCGCTTCGCTGTGGCCAAACCAATTCCACTGTTGCCGCCCGTGACGACTGCTACCTTACCTTCGAGTACACCCATCAAGTTCTCCTTTTTGTAAACCGTGCATCACGGCTGCCTTCCCGCCGCGCGATATTATGCAATGATCACTACGCATTATCGAACAATCATTACAGATGTGGGCGGAATGCATCGGATTCACAAATTCCCAATCTAAAATGAAAAAACTCTATGAAGACCTCAGCGAAACTCGGAAGACCGGCTGCGTTCAACAAAAAGATCGCTTTGGATATCGCTATGCGGCTCTTTTGGGAACGGGGTTATGAGGGGACATCGATGGCGGACCTCTCTCTGGCTATGGGCATCCACCCATCGAGCATCTACGCCGCCTTCGGTAACAAACAGGAGCTCTTTGCGCTTGCCGCCAAACGGTACGCTGACGTGCCAGCGCAATATATGGTGAAAGCACTCGAGCAGCCTACGCTGCGAGACTTCATTCTCGCTGCATTCGACAACACGGTTGAGTTCCTTGGTTCAAAAGAGCATCCTTCCAGTTGCTTCACGCTCACTGGTGCTATCTCCTGCGGTACGGATACGGAACCTGCAAAAGCCTTGATGCAAAAGATGCGCCTGCAAAACGAGGCGGCCATCAAAGCCCGCCTCCTCAAGGCTCGAAAAGCTGGAGAGTTTCCACCAGAAGAGAATGTCGACGACTATACGAGGTATCTCTCTTCACTGCTAAGCGGTCTGGCTATTCAGGCCGCGAACGGTTCAACTAGAGCTGAATTGAAGCGCACGGCGGAGGTCGCGATCAGACACTTGGGTCTTGAAAGATAAGCTATTAGAGCTGTGGCGTCCCAGAAACACTGACTGTCATAAGAGGTCTGCACTCGAATCAGTGACGGAGCGGCGACTTATCAGTGCTGCTCGTGCCTATTGGTTACCGCGTAACGCATTGCCTCCGTCTCTCTTGCAGTCCCGATGAGCTCGTATCTCTTCTGAAATGTTTCGAGTACTTCAGCGGGTGCGCTCTCCGGAGTTCCACTGTGAAAAATGGGGTTCGGCGAATACTCAATGGCAAGCTGAATCTCTTGCGCAGCCGCATCTCCGCGCAAGAGAGAGACCAACGCCAGCGCTCCATCTAGTCCGGCCGTTACGCCTGCGGCGCTGATGAGGTTGCCGTCAACCACGACCCTTGCATCGACAAGAATCGCTCCGTAATACTGCATCAAATGCCGTGTGCTCCAATGAGTGGTTACCTGTCTTCCCAGCAGCACACTCGCTGCACCACAGAGCAGGGCTCCTGTGCAGACTGAAAACAAGAGCTTTTCCCTCTGTACGTGTTTGCGGATGAGTCCTAGTACTTCCTCGTCGTGCATCAGTGCCTGTTGCCCATAGCCGCCGGGAACAAGCAGTACATCGAATATTCCTGTTTCTGCGATGCTCACATCCGGCGAAAGGCGAAGCCCTTGCACGTCGCGTACCTGTTTAACTTCTTTTCCGATGATCTGGATGGTTGTATCCGGCATGCGTGAAAGAACTTCAAATGGTCCCGTGAAGTCGATCTGATCCATTTGATCGAAGATCAAGCAGCCCACAGAAAGCGGTTGCCCAGAAAGCTTTGGCTTAGACCTCTCGCTAACAAATAGTGGAACACTCATCGTGACTCACCTCTCCACGGAACCAGTTGAAAACATGTACCCACACGGAGCTCCGGTGCCGGAACATCGGCACCTTCATGCGACCTCAACCGCCAGGTTATTTTGACCGGTACGAATTGGGGCCGCAGGTACTACAACTTCGACAAGCCCAGTAGATATGTCATAAACGAGGCCTGAAATGAGCCATTCGCCCGGCAATGCCGGAATCGCTCTGAGAGCAGCAACATCGACGACGACCGACTTGCGCGGATCGGAGACTGACTTGGCCGTAACTTCCTTTTCCGGTATCTGAAAGTAGTGCGCCAGCATGGCAGGGTCTCCCACAAGACGTGTACTGCCACAATCCGTGTGATGAAGCACAATCAGGTGAAATTCCCCACCGTTTCCCGGAATCGTTCCGGCAACTTCTCCAATTCGTCCGAGCAGCCCAAACTCCTCCAACAGCCCCGGCGTGACTCGACCGCCGATGTTTCTCATGACGACGGCCTCACCGGGCTTGATGCCAAGCACCTGAACAGGATCAACGCGCATATCTGCACAACCGATGATTACCGCTTTTAACGTTTGCAAAGATTGTGGAAGCGATGGCATTGGGGTAGCGAGCTCTTTGTTGTGTTC
This is a stretch of genomic DNA from Edaphobacter acidisoli. It encodes these proteins:
- a CDS encoding DJ-1/PfpI family protein, with product MSVPLFVSERSKPKLSGQPLSVGCLIFDQMDQIDFTGPFEVLSRMPDTTIQIIGKEVKQVRDVQGLRLSPDVSIAETGIFDVLLVPGGYGQQALMHDEEVLGLIRKHVQREKLLFSVCTGALLCGAASVLLGRQVTTHWSTRHLMQYYGAILVDARVVVDGNLISAAGVTAGLDGALALVSLLRGDAAAQEIQLAIEYSPNPIFHSGTPESAPAEVLETFQKRYELIGTARETEAMRYAVTNRHEQH
- a CDS encoding TetR/AcrR family transcriptional regulator, with translation MKTSAKLGRPAAFNKKIALDIAMRLFWERGYEGTSMADLSLAMGIHPSSIYAAFGNKQELFALAAKRYADVPAQYMVKALEQPTLRDFILAAFDNTVEFLGSKEHPSSCFTLTGAISCGTDTEPAKALMQKMRLQNEAAIKARLLKARKAGEFPPEENVDDYTRYLSSLLSGLAIQAANGSTRAELKRTAEVAIRHLGLER
- a CDS encoding cytochrome c, producing MKMIQRIMHAWLARLALSVGIAAVSVSGSVFAQTHSNNSSSSKPKSLHQASAAKAVPDPGEEKFRANCGRCHTTPEQLSPRITGTIVMHMRVRASLSEQDAQDILRYLSP
- a CDS encoding carbonic anhydrase, with the translated sequence MMNTLDLMLEHNKELATPMPSLPQSLQTLKAVIIGCADMRVDPVQVLGIKPGEAVVMRNIGGRVTPGLLEEFGLLGRIGEVAGTIPGNGGEFHLIVLHHTDCGSTRLVGDPAMLAHYFQIPEKEVTAKSVSDPRKSVVVDVAALRAIPALPGEWLISGLVYDISTGLVEVVVPAAPIRTGQNNLAVEVA
- a CDS encoding cupredoxin domain-containing protein — protein: MRPKFALLAVIAVALIFSSILPLSACAQDQPQRVEVVAKRFQFIPADITLKKGVPVVLVLTSQDVGHGLKFKELSIDIKAKKGKSAEVTFTPQQTGTFIGQCSVFCGSGHGSMKLTLHVTE
- a CDS encoding c-type cytochrome; this translates as MRARCHLIILVAAMLLTGCKVSPPNRVERYVVHEVKHHITVGNKSAQNPIPLTTENLADGKEAFGHYCTVCHGLDGQGTGVPFADQMSPPLPSLASPEVQSYTDGQLKWIVENGIAPSGMPASKGTLNDDEMWSIVLFLRHLPPAGSLGEPEVYSH
- a CDS encoding SDR family NAD(P)-dependent oxidoreductase, giving the protein MGVLEGKVAVVTGGNSGIGLATAKRFVDEGAYVFITARRQAELDRAVSAIGRNVAAIAGDLSQLADIDRIAAAVKTGKGVVDIIVSNAGFTEQAPLASITPEHFDRTFNLMARAPVFLVQKLLPLMSRGGSIILVGSAMHVMGIPNHTAYAATKAAMRSYARTWAAEFKDSGIRVNVLSPGVTDTPILDSQSEEHGRDEVVKMYLNMIPINRLAQAVEIANAAVFLGSEQSSYVTGADLMVDGGVGQV